Genomic DNA from Marinobacter sp. LV10MA510-1:
CGAAGACCGGGTGTTTAAGCTGTATATAGAGCTGATTCACTCCACCCTGCGCACTAATTATTACCAGCCCGACGAGTTTGGCCAGCCCAAGTCTTACATCAGCGTAAAGTTGGATCCGACCGGCATTCCGGACATGCCACTGCCGATCCCGATGTTTGAAATATTCGTCTATTCGCCGCGCGTAGAAGGTGTGCATCTGCGTGGTGGTAAAGTGGCGCGCGGGGGCCTGCGCTGGTCGGATCGTTTTGAAGATTACCGTACCGAAGTGCTGGGCCTGGTAAAGGCGCAACAGGTAAAAAATGCGGTGATTGTGCCGGTGGGAGCGAAGGGCGGTTTTGTTGCCAAGCAGCTGCCGAAAACCTCTAACCGCGAGGCCTTCCAGGCCGAAGGCAAAGAAGCGTACAAAACCTTTATTCGCGGGTTGCTGGACATTACCGACAACTTGGTGGACGGCAATATTGTGCCACCGCTCAGCGTGGTACGCCAAGACGCAGACGATCACTACCTGGTGGTAGCTGCCGACAAAGGCACCGCCACATTCTCTGATATCGCCAATGGCCTGTCTGCCGACTACGACTTCTGGATGGGCGATGCCTTTGCCTCTGGCGGCAGCAACGGTTATGACCATAAAAAAATGGGCATTACCGCCCGCGGCGCCTGGGTATCGGTAGAGCGACACTTCCGCGAAATGGGTATTAACCCGGCGGATGACGAGTTTACCGTGGTGGGCATTGGTGACATGGACGGTGACGTGTTTGGCAACGGCCTGCTGAGCTCGGAAAAAACCCGCTTGGTAGCGGCGTTCAACCATATCCATATTTTTATCGATCCGTCTCCAGACGCAGCCAAGAGTTATAAAGAACGCCTGCGCCTATTCAAAATGCCGCGTTCGGCCTGGACTGATTACAACAGCGAGTTGATATCCGCCGGTGGTGGCGTTTTTAGCCGCAGTACGAAATCCATTGCGCTGAGCCCCGAAATTAAAGCCCTGCTGGGAATCAAAGCAGACCGGGTGCCGCCCAACATGCTGATTGCCCACATCCTCAAAGCGCAGGTAGACCTGCTATGGGTCGGCGGCATTGGCACTTATGTCAAAGGGGGCGGTGAAAGCCACAGCGATGTCGGCGATAAAGCCAATGACGGCGTTCGTATCAACGGCGCCGACCTACGCTGCAAGGTGGTTGCTGAAGGCGCTAACCTGGGCCTTACCCAGCGCGGCCGTATTGAATATGCGCTCAGAGATGGGCGCTTGAACACCGACTTCATTGACAACTCCGGCGGTGTGGACTGTTCAGACCACGAAGTGAATATAAAGATTCTGCTCAATCGCTCCATTGTAATGGGCGATTTGACCTCTAAACAGCGCAACCTGCTGCTGGAGGACATGACCGAAGACGTGTCTGCGCTGGTGCTGAAAAACAATTACCGCCAGACCCAGGCCCTGAGCATCGCCAGCGAAGATGCTCCCAAACGCATTGAAGAATGTCGTAGGCTGATGAACTCCTTAGAGGCGGAAGGCAAACTTAACCGCGAGCTGGAGTTTTTGCCCGACGACGAGGCCCTGAACCAGCGCAAGCAGGCGGGTAAAGGCCTGACACGGCCGGAACTCGCGGTGTTGATTGCGTATGTAAAGGCAGACTTAAAACAGACCCTGGTGGCCAGCAACCTGCCTGATGACCCGCTGTTGGTGGGGGAAATGTACAAGGTGTTTCCGCGGGAGCTTAATCGCAAATTTGCCGACGAGCTGGGCGAGCACCAGCTAAGGCGGGAAATCATTGGTACCCAGATTGCCAATGATATGGTCAACCACATGGGCATCATTTTTGTCGACAGCATCAAACAAGCGACCGGCGCCGATTCGGCGCAGATAGCCCTGGCCTGGATTATTGCCCGCGATCTGTTCCGCGTTGACACCTGGTGGGACCGTATTGAAGACCTGGATTTCCATGTAAGCGCTCAGCTACAGATAGAACTGATGCAAGAAATGATGCGGCTGATGCGGCGCACTGTGAAATGGCTTTTGCGTAATCGCCGCGCCGAACTGTCGATTGCCCATCACATTGAGCGCTTTGCCGACAGCGTTTGGGCTATTACCGCGGGCCTGCCAGACTACCTTAACGGACAAACCCGTAAACTCTGGCAGAAGCGCCATCAGGCTCTGATAGATTCCGGAGTGCCGGAAGACCTGGCGCCGGTGCTGGCCGGTACCGACTATCTGTATTCGTCGCTGGGTATTATCGAAGCCCAGGAAGCGACAGACGTGCCATTGAAAACCGTGGCCAGCTTGTACTACGAAGTCAGCGAGCGTTTGCAGCTGAACTGGTTTGCCGGCGCCATCTCGGCGCTGGTGCCAGCCAGCCACTGGCAGTCGCTGGCGCGGGAAAGTTTCCGTGAAGATCTGAACTGGCAGCAGCGGGCGCTGACCACCGGCGTGCTGCAGCAAGCAGGCGAGCCGGATGATGTGGCCCTGTGCGTGGACCAATGGATGGCCCGTCACCAGCCGATGATTGACCGCTGGCAGGAAATGCTGGTCGAGTTGAAACGCAGCCCCGAGCCGGAATACGCCATGTTTTCTGTGGCCCTGAGGGAATTGCTGGATTTGGCGCAGACAACCCTTCACCAGACAACTCTTCACCAGGCACCGGCGGAGCACCAGGCGCCAGCTGAACCTGCAGAAACGGCAGAAACGGCTTCTGATGTGAACTAGGTATTGATTAACGGGAGCAATTCCCGTTCAATCCTTCGCCTTAACTTACAAATCGGAGCGGATAGATGGGGCAGCTGGATTATTTACTGGACAAGAACCGGGCCTGGGCGGAGAACATCAAGGCACAGGACCCACAGTTTTTTGATCGGTTATCAAATCAGCAGGCCCCGGAATATTTGTGGATTGGTTGCGCCGACAGCCGGGTGCCGGCCAATCAGATTGTAGACTTGATGCCCGGCGAGTTGTTTGTGCACCGTAACGTGGCCAACGTGGTGGTGCACACCGACTTTAACTGCCTGTCGGTGTTGCAGTTCGCGATTGACGTATTGAAAGTGAAGCACATTCTATTGGTGGGTCACTACGGCTGCGGCGGTGTTAAAGCTGCCCTGCTGAACGAGGGCTTTGGCCTGATTGCCAACTGGCTGCGCCACGTGCAAGACGTGCGCGATCGTTACCGGCACATTCTGGAACCCATCATCAGTGTGCAAGACCGCGCCGACCGCCTGTGCGAATTGAACGTGATTGAACAGGTGGACCACGTGTGCCAGAACAGCATTGTTCAGGACGCTTGGAAGCGTGGCCAGGACTTAACCGTGCACGGCTTCGTGTACGACCTTCGTGACGGCATAATGCGGGATATGGGCATACCCATATCCAACGCTGCCGCCAGCGAGCATACCCGCCAGCAATCGGTGGATGAAATGGTACTTCGCCCGGTGCGCTCCGGCCGCCTGATTAAAGCCTGAATTACGGAACGCCCATGTCTGCATTACCGAATTCCCACGAAGCGCTGCTTCGTAATCGCTCCTGTCTGACCGGCAAGGTCGCCCTGCTGGGCGTTATTGCGCCGGATTTACTGACCGAACTGGCAACCTTGGGCAGCACTGGCCTGGCCATGACCGAACACGCCGGATACGCCCAGGCCCTGGAGCAGGCAGGCAACTGGCCGGTGGCCTTTGGTTATGACTCCCCGGCTCTGACCGCTGCCGCGTTTGATTGTGTTGTGGTGTTTTTGCCCAAGGCCCGCGCCGAGCTGGATGTGCGGCTGTCGCTGGCGCGTTGGCTGGTGCGCCCTGGTGGCCGCCTGCTGGTGCTAGGGGAGAAAAAAGAGGGCATTGCCGGCGCGGTAAAACAGCTGCGCGAGGCCTTGCCTCAGGTGCACAAGATTGACAGTGCGCGGCATTGCCAGGTGTGGTGTGCAGAAGACGTAACACCGCTTGCGCACTTTGCCATCGCTGATTGGCTGGATTGGAGCCAGGTCAGCGTTGCCGGCCGGGACCTAGAGGTAGCAGGCTTGCCCGGTGTGTTCAGCCGCGGCGAACTGGACTCGGGCACAAGCCTTTTGCTGGAAACCCTGGCCAGCAACCCTTTGACCACCCTGTCGGTGCGGGCGGCGCCGGGTATACCGCCGACGCGGGCCGGCATGGCCCTGCGAGTTCTTGATTTTGCCTGTGGCGCCGGGGTTATTGGCGCCTGGCTGCAGACGGGCGAACGCACTGACCTAAGAGCAGACCTAAGCGTTGACGCCGTAGACGTGCAGTCCCAGGCGCTGCTGAGCGCCCGCGCGACTTATGACCGAGTGGGTGCCCGGGGCGAAATTATTGCCTCTGACGGCATTGCGGGGCTAGACGGCCGTTGGCAGGCGGTGGTGTCTAACCCGCCGTTTCACAGCGGCGTGCGCACTGACATGACCATGACCGAGCGTTTCGTGCGCGACCTGGCCAGCCACCTGGAACACGGCGGTGAGTTGCGCCTGGTGGCCAACAATTTTTTGCCTTATGAGGCCCTGATTCGGCGTTGCATCGGTCCCGTTGAACGCCTGGCGGAAAACAACAAGTTTACGGTGTACCGGGCCTTTCGGCAGTGATATGGCCGTTAAACCTGGAGCGTGTGGCGCCTGCGCCAACGCCTGATGAGGCCGTGCGGCCAAACGCCAACACGGCCAGCCTTCAAGCCTGGGATGCAGCGGATGAACTGCTGCTGCAGCAGGCCACCCATTGGGTGGAGAATGAGTGGCTAGAGGATAAACAGCCGGCGGGCAAACAACATCCGCGGGTGCTGGTGGTGGATGACAACTTTGGTGCTCTTACACTAGGGCTATGGGACTTGCAGCCGGTTACCCTGGCCGACAGCGCGGCTCTTGGGCCGGTGCTGGCACACAATCTTGCTTTGAATCCACCACTGCAAAGCAATCTGAGGGATCGGCCCGTGCCTCTGAGCTGGTGCGACGACCCGGTGTTGGCGCCGGAGACAGCAACGACAATGGCAACAAACAGCCCGCACAGCGCCTATAGACTGAACGGTCTGTTTGATCTGGTGGTCATGCGTATTCCCCGCTATGGCGACTACCTGGCCTGGCTGCTGCGACGGGTAAATGCCTTGCTGGCAGACGACGGCGTGCTGCTCGCTGGCGGCATGATAAAACACCTGCCAGACCGCAGTGTGGATGTGTTTGCCCAGGCGGTCGTTACCGAAAAGGTATGCCCGGCGCGCAAAAAAGCGCGGGTGGTGATATGCCGCAAAGGGAGCGCAGAGTTAACAAATTGGACCCCTGCGTGGCTGGGCTACTCGCTTGCAGCGGGCGCTGAAGCAGCAAAAGCACGGAGCGTAGTAGCGCTGCCGGCGGTGTTCGCCCGCGACAAGCTGGATATTGGCACCCGGGTATTGCTGCCCCATGTTACGCAGGCCGCCGCCGCTTTGGCGCCCGGTGCCCGGGTGTTAGATCTGGCCTGCGGCAATGGCGTACTTGGCCTGGCAGCGCTTGCGGCTAACAGCCACCTTGAGCTGACTTTCAGCGATGTTTCCAGCCAGGCTGTGATCAGTGCGGCTGCGAACGCGGCCCGCGAATTCCCCCGGAGCACATTTTCTTTCCGTTATGCCGACGGCATTTCTGCAGACGGAGGCGAGTTCGACCTGATACTGCTGAACCCGCCGTTTCACGAGGGTGGGGTAGTGGGTGACCATATTGCCCTGGCGCTGTTTGCCGCCGCCCGCCGCCATCTTCGCCCCGGCGGACGACTGTTGCTGGTGGGCAACCGGCATCTGGGATATCACCGCAGCCTTGGCCGCTTTTTCCCCCAGGTGCGCCAGCCAGACGCCACTCCCAAATTTGTGGTGCTTGAAGCCAGCCGTTAAAGCCAGGCGTGTGCCAGTCGATCACCGCTCTCGGTTACGCCCTTTGATTTCATCTTTCGAAATCACACAACGGAATTAA
This window encodes:
- a CDS encoding NAD-glutamate dehydrogenase, translating into MNALTVASKEQFFSQLEEAFGEKIAKTEATRISEFARQHYSQIPLEELVNRRFSDIYGCAMAAWQFLRKRGQDETPVSVFNPDLESDGWASTHTMIFIIHPNMPFLIDSLRIAINQREIGTHSIQHAVLQISRDKDGKLADLHGKDANGAAPAECAQEAFIAIEIDRHSAPEEMAELEQVLQSVLHEVRIAVGDFPRVNAKVIESREELEHSAGGISKQQKKEAQAFLTWLQEDHFTFLGYDEYDFVNDKNGVEVRRVKDSELGILRVTNERPACVRLSELPNRTGQEMTRTDDVFIFAKSAQRSRVHRPAYPDYIAIKRFNQKGEVVGERRFLGLYTARVYNERPDQIPLIRRKFESVMAQSGFPRDDYTGKELDQILTVLPRDELFQLNTEELLRLATGILYIQERRRIELFMREDVYGQFVSCLAYFPRDIYNTELRLKVEQVLVETLGAEDVEFVTYFSESVLARVQFTIRVPPMENRQLPLAEIRQKVIGLAQSWSDGLLEALTEAWGEEKGSEMKRNWSAGFPASYLEMFSPRRAAIDLEYVATAAKTDDMAMSFYRALEEDDSTIHFKLFYPSHPVPLSDVMPVFDNFGFRVLSEHPFEMTSRNGEVVWLHDFTLRSVSGATIDLQRLRPLFDELFRRVWRGDAENDAFNRLMKSSYKSWRQIALLRTYARYMRQIRFSNSQTFIARTLFHHKNLTEVLLAYFEARFNPDNGYSPAKREATQQKLLVEFNAGLEQVENLSEDRVFKLYIELIHSTLRTNYYQPDEFGQPKSYISVKLDPTGIPDMPLPIPMFEIFVYSPRVEGVHLRGGKVARGGLRWSDRFEDYRTEVLGLVKAQQVKNAVIVPVGAKGGFVAKQLPKTSNREAFQAEGKEAYKTFIRGLLDITDNLVDGNIVPPLSVVRQDADDHYLVVAADKGTATFSDIANGLSADYDFWMGDAFASGGSNGYDHKKMGITARGAWVSVERHFREMGINPADDEFTVVGIGDMDGDVFGNGLLSSEKTRLVAAFNHIHIFIDPSPDAAKSYKERLRLFKMPRSAWTDYNSELISAGGGVFSRSTKSIALSPEIKALLGIKADRVPPNMLIAHILKAQVDLLWVGGIGTYVKGGGESHSDVGDKANDGVRINGADLRCKVVAEGANLGLTQRGRIEYALRDGRLNTDFIDNSGGVDCSDHEVNIKILLNRSIVMGDLTSKQRNLLLEDMTEDVSALVLKNNYRQTQALSIASEDAPKRIEECRRLMNSLEAEGKLNRELEFLPDDEALNQRKQAGKGLTRPELAVLIAYVKADLKQTLVASNLPDDPLLVGEMYKVFPRELNRKFADELGEHQLRREIIGTQIANDMVNHMGIIFVDSIKQATGADSAQIALAWIIARDLFRVDTWWDRIEDLDFHVSAQLQIELMQEMMRLMRRTVKWLLRNRRAELSIAHHIERFADSVWAITAGLPDYLNGQTRKLWQKRHQALIDSGVPEDLAPVLAGTDYLYSSLGIIEAQEATDVPLKTVASLYYEVSERLQLNWFAGAISALVPASHWQSLARESFREDLNWQQRALTTGVLQQAGEPDDVALCVDQWMARHQPMIDRWQEMLVELKRSPEPEYAMFSVALRELLDLAQTTLHQTTLHQAPAEHQAPAEPAETAETASDVN
- the can gene encoding carbonate dehydratase, with translation MGQLDYLLDKNRAWAENIKAQDPQFFDRLSNQQAPEYLWIGCADSRVPANQIVDLMPGELFVHRNVANVVVHTDFNCLSVLQFAIDVLKVKHILLVGHYGCGGVKAALLNEGFGLIANWLRHVQDVRDRYRHILEPIISVQDRADRLCELNVIEQVDHVCQNSIVQDAWKRGQDLTVHGFVYDLRDGIMRDMGIPISNAAASEHTRQQSVDEMVLRPVRSGRLIKA
- a CDS encoding class I SAM-dependent methyltransferase; translation: MSALPNSHEALLRNRSCLTGKVALLGVIAPDLLTELATLGSTGLAMTEHAGYAQALEQAGNWPVAFGYDSPALTAAAFDCVVVFLPKARAELDVRLSLARWLVRPGGRLLVLGEKKEGIAGAVKQLREALPQVHKIDSARHCQVWCAEDVTPLAHFAIADWLDWSQVSVAGRDLEVAGLPGVFSRGELDSGTSLLLETLASNPLTTLSVRAAPGIPPTRAGMALRVLDFACGAGVIGAWLQTGERTDLRADLSVDAVDVQSQALLSARATYDRVGARGEIIASDGIAGLDGRWQAVVSNPPFHSGVRTDMTMTERFVRDLASHLEHGGELRLVANNFLPYEALIRRCIGPVERLAENNKFTVYRAFRQ
- a CDS encoding class I SAM-dependent methyltransferase — protein: MIWPLNLERVAPAPTPDEAVRPNANTASLQAWDAADELLLQQATHWVENEWLEDKQPAGKQHPRVLVVDDNFGALTLGLWDLQPVTLADSAALGPVLAHNLALNPPLQSNLRDRPVPLSWCDDPVLAPETATTMATNSPHSAYRLNGLFDLVVMRIPRYGDYLAWLLRRVNALLADDGVLLAGGMIKHLPDRSVDVFAQAVVTEKVCPARKKARVVICRKGSAELTNWTPAWLGYSLAAGAEAAKARSVVALPAVFARDKLDIGTRVLLPHVTQAAAALAPGARVLDLACGNGVLGLAALAANSHLELTFSDVSSQAVISAAANAAREFPRSTFSFRYADGISADGGEFDLILLNPPFHEGGVVGDHIALALFAAARRHLRPGGRLLLVGNRHLGYHRSLGRFFPQVRQPDATPKFVVLEASR